ATTCCCGTTTTGGCTATAACAATGATTATTTATCCTTTATTCCCACGGGAGAAAATACGGGTTTTCTCTGCGTTAATTTTGAGTACATCAGTCCCATCCCTTGGATGCAGACATATGAGCAGGTAATTGGCAAAAAGTTACCATTTGAGGAAGTTAAAGCATCTCTCAAGACGCAATCATCAGGGAAAAAGAATCAAATCAATGCTTTTGCTCTTCCTGATAGTGACTCTCTCAAGTCGCAAATTAGGGAAATTTCTCAAGAAGCATTGTTAGATCAGGGATTAGGAATTATTTCTATCCGCAAGAATTCTCAAGGTAATTGGGAGCGTACTAATTCCTCAACAGACCGCCGCATTAGTGGTATATCTGGGTTAACCGATGGTCGTTATCTCCAAAGCACAGGTCCAGCAGTGGCGATATTTCGCAAACAAACAGGACTGGGTTATATAGATAAGTTGGGCGATCGCATTATTGGTTCCTTTGCCAACTGTGCAGGGGGAACAACTCCCTGGGGTACGGTTCTCAGTGCAGAGGAAAATTTTCAAGCACAAGTTCCTGAACCTGTCTATGCAGATGGTACTTCCCTTGATCCTGGGATGCGTCCCTTTGGTTTAGGAGATGAAGAACTATTTGGACAGGGTAATATTTTTGGACTTGCAGGGAATAAGTACGGTTGGATTGTGGAAGTTGATCCCACTAACCCCAAAGATTACGGAACTAAACATACTTGGTTAGGACGCTATCACCATGAAGCGGTGGGTGTGCGTGTAGAAGCAGGTAAACCACTGGCATTTTATTCTGGTTGCGATCGCCGGGGCGGACATATCTATAAATTTGTCAGCCGTAACAAAGTCAAAAATCCCCAAGATAAAGCTAACTCCCGTTTGCTCTCCCAAGGAATGCTCTATGCAGCCAAGTTTAATGCCGATGGTACAGGTAAATGGATACCCCTAAAAGCGGATACGCCTGTTAATCCTGACTTACCTAGTCATATTGCTGGTAACTTGATTCTATTGCCTCCAGGTTTACCTACAGCTAAATCTCAGGGGAAAAACCAACCGAAGTCTTTTAAATTACCCGACCCTATCGAAGCAATCAACCTCAAAATTACCAAAGATGAGGAAATTCAGCAGTACAAACAAAAGTTTAAAAAACTGGGTGATTTGTACACAGGGAATGAGCAAGAAAAACAAGGAGCAATCCTGATTGATGCTCATTATGCTGCTAACGCTGTGGGTGCTACCTGCACTGCTCGTCCTGAAGATACAGAGGTTGCTGCTAATGGTGATTTATACATCTGTTTTACCTCTGGTTCTGCTGACAAGGAAGGTGGTTCTGATATGCGAGTTTTTCGCGGACTTCAGGAAGAAACCCCCTATGAGTATGGTTGGGTGATGCGTCTTGTGGAAGACGGTAATAATCCTGCATCTCTGACTTTCCGTTGGCAAATGTTAGCAACTGGGGGAGAACCTGCTAGCGGTGGTATGGGTTTTGCTAATCCCGACAATTTACTCATTGACAAACAAGGTCATGTGTGGATGGTGACAGATATTTCTACGGGTAAGCTTAACCATGGAGTCAAAAATCGTTTAGATGAACAAGGCAAAAAAGTATCTATCTCCGGTCTTTTTGGCAACAATGCCATCTGGTATATTCCCACCACTGGTGATAATGCAGGTAAAGCTTTTCTCTTCGGTTTAGGACCAATGGAGTGTGAAACGACAGGACCATGCTTCACTCCAGACGAATCAACCATGTTTTTATCTATACAACATCCTGGAGAAGCTAACGGTACACGTTTCAAACAAGCCACAGAAACTAGGGAATTTCTCGTCAAAACAACCACAGGGGAAGAATTTTTACAAAGTCGCCAAGTTCCCATCGGTTCCAATTGGCCCAGCAAATACCAGGATAATCCTCCCAAACCAGCTGTTATCGCAGTCCGCAAATCCTAGCTACTTGACAGCAATTATCAATTAATCTAAGATGTTGCCATGGAAGAAAATTAGTTTTTCATCAAAAATATACTTATCAAAGCATTCAGTGCCCATAGAAATAGGTGCCCATAGGAAAGTATGCTGGAAATGAATTTAAGTAAGTTGTTGGGAATATTTCTTCTATTGCTAGCTTGATTACTTGATAATTGTCTGATAAGACCTATTGGCTTTTCTAATTAATGTCTAGGATGTATCAAGTTTAGAGATTAAAACCGATTATCTACATCAGAAAATTGAAGGATAACTTAAGCATCAGCATTCTTTAATATTGTTGTGAGATTGTTATTTTTGGAGATATACATCCAGCCTCAAAAATTAATATTTTGTGAGCAGGTATCAGCATTTCTAATTAATTGAATAGATAAACACTACAAATCAAAAAGTATGCATCCGATCATTCGTTCAACAAATCCTAACAATAATCATCCTCCAAGCACATCGGAGCCACCTTTACCACAGAAGTTATTTACTCGCCGAGAAATAATACCACAACGCAACGATGTTTTGTGGCGTATCGAGCGGGGAGCAGTGCGAACCCTTACCTGGAGCGAGGATGGCACATTTATTACTCTGGGGTATTGGGGTGCTGGAGATTTAGTCGGCTATCCCTTATCAAGGGTAAAACCCTACCAAATTGAGTGTTTAACCAGCGTTGAGGTGACTCTTGTTCCCCCTCACCTGTGGAACCAGGATGTTAATGCTCTACTAACCCACATTCAACAAGCAGAAGAATTACTGAGCATAGTTCATCGCAAACCAATTTCTTTGCGGTTATGGCAATTTTTAACTTGGTTAGGAGAAAAATTTGGTCGTAACGTAGAGCAAGGAAAGCTGATAGACTTAAATGTAACCCACCAGGAAATGGCAGAAGTATTAAACACCACCAGGGTGACAGTAACTCGTCTGTTACAACAATTTGAAGAGGAAGGAAATCTACTTCGCCATAAAAGGAGAATGATTTTATGTTTTCCTAATAAAGATTTCCTAAAATAATCGAAAAAGTATGGTGATTATCTTGTGTTAATTGCCGTCAATATTGGTACAATACTTTATGGAAATCATGAGTAAATTCTCAGGAAACCAAAAAAGTTCTGATGTTTATCCAGTGATTTAGTTAATAGGTGTGAGAGAGACAAACTAATGACAAGACCTTTCTGGAATATTATCAAATTCAGTCCAGTAGTTTTTGCTGCGACATTATTGACCACTAACGCAGCGATCGCGGCAGAAGTTAACCAAGAAGTTACCTCTGTTGCTCAGTTATCCAAGGAAAGTGACAGCTTAAGTCAGGTTACTTCCGTATCTCAGTTTTCCGACGTACAACCCACCGACTGGGCATTCCAAGCATTACAATCCCTAGTAGAACGTTACGGTTGTATCGCTGGTTATCCTAACGGTACTTACCGTGGTCAACGGGCAATGACTCGTTATGAGTTTGCCGCAGGTTTAAATGCTTGTTTGGATCGGGTAAACGAATTGATCGCCACAGCAACTGCTGATTTGGTGAAAAAAGAAGACCTAGCTACATTACAACGTCTTCAAGAAGAATTTGCTGCGGAATTGGCTACTCTCCGGGGACGGGTAGACGCTTTAGAAGCTCGCACTGCTGAGTTAGAAGCCAACCAATTCTCCACCACCACCAAGTTAGTTGGGGAAGCAATTTTCAGTGTTGCTGCTCCCTTTGGTGATGAGAAGGCAGTTGCTCCTGGAGCGGTTCCAGGTAGTGCAGGTAAGGTTGATGACAACATCACCTTCTCAAACCGAGTACGTCTGCGCTTGAACTCCAGTTTCACTGGTAAAGACCAATTGCAAATTCGTTTGCAAGCACGGAACACCACTCAGTTTGATGGTGGTAGTGCGACTGCCGGAAGACCTAACATCACTGGCACAAGCATGACTCGCTTGTCCTATGATGGTGACCAACAGAACGACGTATTCATTGATAAGATTAACTACGCATTCAATCTCAGCGATTCATTACGTATCAAGATTGATGCCAACAGTGGTGAATTTTACGACAACGTTAATAACTTCAATCCTGACCTAGCTAGCGATGGTAGAGGTTCTATCTCTCGCTACGGTCGTTTCAGCCCTATCTACCGTGTTGGACAAGGTGGTGCAGGTATTACCGCAACCTTCAATCCTAAAGGTACTTTCAGTGCTTCCGTTGGTTACTTAGCTGGTGGTAACAACAACGTTGCTAACGATCCCAGAGATGGTAGAGGTTTGTTTGATGGTAACTATGCCTTATTAGCACAGTTAGCGTTCCAACCTGGTAAAGCTTTTAACGTTGGTTTAGCTTACGCTCGTACTTACCAAAATGCGGCTGGTGGTGTCAACGTATTTGAGAGTACAGGTAGTGGCTTTGCTAGCAGACCTTTTGGTAACGTTGCTACCTCTGCTAACCACTATGGCTTACAAGCTAACTTCAAAGCTAGCGATAAATTGGGTGTTGGTGGTTGGATCGGTTTTGCTGATATTCAATCTGAATCTGGTCCCGACCTTGATGCTAACGCTTTCTACTGGATGGTGAACGCAGCATTTAAAGATATCGGTCCTAAGGGCAGTTTGTT
The Calothrix sp. 336/3 DNA segment above includes these coding regions:
- a CDS encoding Crp/Fnr family transcriptional regulator, yielding MHPIIRSTNPNNNHPPSTSEPPLPQKLFTRREIIPQRNDVLWRIERGAVRTLTWSEDGTFITLGYWGAGDLVGYPLSRVKPYQIECLTSVEVTLVPPHLWNQDVNALLTHIQQAEELLSIVHRKPISLRLWQFLTWLGEKFGRNVEQGKLIDLNVTHQEMAEVLNTTRVTVTRLLQQFEEEGNLLRHKRRMILCFPNKDFLK
- a CDS encoding PhoX family phosphatase, with product MNVTRRDFLLLMAGGAGAVALSSLVGCDKKVTRSSTTIVGTNQFAFQPLQGAIPLETSGLQPEEQKAHYSTYEVKDDLILPEGFTYQVIAAWGDRLGDSRFGYNNDYLSFIPTGENTGFLCVNFEYISPIPWMQTYEQVIGKKLPFEEVKASLKTQSSGKKNQINAFALPDSDSLKSQIREISQEALLDQGLGIISIRKNSQGNWERTNSSTDRRISGISGLTDGRYLQSTGPAVAIFRKQTGLGYIDKLGDRIIGSFANCAGGTTPWGTVLSAEENFQAQVPEPVYADGTSLDPGMRPFGLGDEELFGQGNIFGLAGNKYGWIVEVDPTNPKDYGTKHTWLGRYHHEAVGVRVEAGKPLAFYSGCDRRGGHIYKFVSRNKVKNPQDKANSRLLSQGMLYAAKFNADGTGKWIPLKADTPVNPDLPSHIAGNLILLPPGLPTAKSQGKNQPKSFKLPDPIEAINLKITKDEEIQQYKQKFKKLGDLYTGNEQEKQGAILIDAHYAANAVGATCTARPEDTEVAANGDLYICFTSGSADKEGGSDMRVFRGLQEETPYEYGWVMRLVEDGNNPASLTFRWQMLATGGEPASGGMGFANPDNLLIDKQGHVWMVTDISTGKLNHGVKNRLDEQGKKVSISGLFGNNAIWYIPTTGDNAGKAFLFGLGPMECETTGPCFTPDESTMFLSIQHPGEANGTRFKQATETREFLVKTTTGEEFLQSRQVPIGSNWPSKYQDNPPKPAVIAVRKS
- a CDS encoding iron uptake porin yields the protein MTRPFWNIIKFSPVVFAATLLTTNAAIAAEVNQEVTSVAQLSKESDSLSQVTSVSQFSDVQPTDWAFQALQSLVERYGCIAGYPNGTYRGQRAMTRYEFAAGLNACLDRVNELIATATADLVKKEDLATLQRLQEEFAAELATLRGRVDALEARTAELEANQFSTTTKLVGEAIFSVAAPFGDEKAVAPGAVPGSAGKVDDNITFSNRVRLRLNSSFTGKDQLQIRLQARNTTQFDGGSATAGRPNITGTSMTRLSYDGDQQNDVFIDKINYAFNLSDSLRIKIDANSGEFYDNVNNFNPDLASDGRGSISRYGRFSPIYRVGQGGAGITATFNPKGTFSASVGYLAGGNNNVANDPRDGRGLFDGNYALLAQLAFQPGKAFNVGLAYARTYQNAAGGVNVFESTGSGFASRPFGNVATSANHYGLQANFKASDKLGVGGWIGFADIQSESGPDLDANAFYWMVNAAFKDIGPKGSLLGLQFGQPPRITDNDVAAREDNDTSYHLEALYRLQMTDNISVTPGLLVIFNPEHNDNNDTIYVGTLRTTFTF